In Pithys albifrons albifrons isolate INPA30051 chromosome 6, PitAlb_v1, whole genome shotgun sequence, a single genomic region encodes these proteins:
- the ISM2 gene encoding isthmin-2 isoform X1, with the protein MPLIRGKVVLILSFVFLTTFLAAVRGLPVRKQRSNSLKERGSKLAEGCLAKKRMSFPQSHLALLWISSLCCHPGLPCVEHLTALPPRREGPAGVSASSNPGSAGEEELPPSGKARSLRRSGQAGPRRHRRRGVAQQAARSPTVPQPGSAGQEESLPFMLDLQSLPGLANVDLSAQNPNIQVTIEVVDDPQAEMEMDLLKETRNDWSLTSSEWLSHKDLFWPLFWEYTDPADGEEEEEEEEDEEDDNLDVGDREEEEDNEEEEDYTAEYEEEESMLSGVGGNWGQRWPGQKNWIFKEKYNYDYEDEEEWSPWSPCSITCGSGNQKRTRSCGYACTATESRTCDLPHCPGAEGEMLFPTEETPFKSDNTTELFNSEVDSCEKWLNCKSDFLTKYVSKVLTDLPSCPCSYPLEAVYSAVNLRDEQQGKSFRWRDASGPKERLDIYKPTARFCLRSMLSLDSTTLAAQHCCYDEHTRLITRGKGAGVPNLISTEFSPELHYKVDMLPWILCKGDWSRYHAVRPPNNGQQCADNPTEEEYLSQLQEAKEY; encoded by the exons ATGCCTCTTATTAGAGGGAAAGTCGTGCTCATCCTCAGCTTCGTCTTCCTGACAACTTTCCTGGCTGCAGTGAGAGGGCTCCCCGTGAGGAAACAGCGCAGCAACAGCCTGAAGGAGAGGGGCTCCAAGCTGGCGGAG GGCTGTCTGGCCAAGAAGAGGATGTCATTTCCCCAGAGCCATCTCGCCCTGCTGTGGATCTCCAGCTTGTGTTGTCACCCAGGTCTGCCCTGCGTGGAGCATCTTACCGCGCTGCCGCCTCGTCGGGAGGGCCCAGCTGGG gTCTCTGCCTCATCCAACCCCGGTTCAGCAGGTGAGGAGGAGCTGCCACCATCGGGCAAGGCACGGAGTCTGAGGCGGAGCGGGCAGGCTGGCCCACGGCGGCACCGGCGCCGGGGGGTGGCTCAGCAGGCTGCCAGGAGCCCCACggtgccccagcctggcagtgctggccagGAGGAGAGCCTGCCTTTCATGCTGGACCTGCAGAGCTTGCCAGGGTTGGCCAATGTGGACCTGAGTGCCCAGAACCCCAACATTCAG GTGACCATCGAAGTGGTGGATGATCCTCAGGCTGAGATGGAGATGGACTTGTTGAAGGAAACAAGAAATGACTGGTCTCTGACATCCTCTGAGTGGTTGTCCCACAAGGACCTGTTCTGGCCTCTCTTCTGGGAATACACTGACCCTGCtgatggggaggaggaggaagaggaagaagaggatgaAGAGGATGATAACTTGGATGTAGGGGacagggaggaagaagaggataatgaggaggaggaagattaCACAGCAGAGTATGAGGAGGAGGAGTCCATGCTCAGTGGAGTGGGAGGTAACTGGGGCCAGCGATGGCCTGGGCAGAAGAACTGGATCttcaaggaaaaatataattatg ACTATGAAGATGAGGAGGAGTGGAGCCCATGGTCCCCCTGCAGCATTACCTGTGGCAGTGGGAATCAGAAGAGGACCCGGTCCTGTGGGTACGCCTGCACAGCGACAGAGTCGAGGACCTGCGACCTGCCACACTGCCCTG gaGCAGAAGGGGAAATGCTTTTCCCCACAGAAGAGACACCTTTCAAAAGTGACAACACCACAGAGCTGTTCAACTCAG AGGTGGACAGCTGTGAGAAGTGGCTGAACTGCAAGAGCGACTTCCTCACCAAGTACGTGAGCAAGGTGCTGACAgacctgcccagctgcccctgctcctaCCCACTGGAGGCTGTCTACAGTGCTGTCAACCTGCGGGATGAGCAGCAGGGCAAGAGCTTCCGATGGCGGGATGCCAGCGGCCCCAAGGAGCGCCTGGACATCTACAAGCCAACAGCGCGCTTCTGCCTGCGCTCCATGCTCTCCCTGGACAGCACCACCCtggctgcccagcactgctgctatGATGAGCACACCCGCCTCATCACCCGCGGCAAGGGGGCCGGAGTCCCCAACCTCATCAGCACTGAGTTCTCCCCGGAGCTGCACTACAAAGTGGACATGCTGCCCTGGATCCTCTGCAAGGGCGACTGGAGCCGGTATCATGCTGTCCGGCCCCCCAACAATGGGCAACAGTGTGCTGACAACCCCACCGAGGAGGAGTAcctctcccagctgcaggaggcCAAGGAGTACTAG
- the ISM2 gene encoding isthmin-2 isoform X2 — MPLIRGKVVLILSFVFLTTFLAAVRGLPVRKQRSNSLKERGSKLAEGCLAKKRMSFPQSHLALLWISSLCCHPGLPCVEHLTALPPRREGPAGVSASSNPGSAGEEELPPSGKARSLRRSGQAGPRRHRRRGVAQQAARSPTVPQPGSAGQEESLPFMLDLQSLPGLANVDLSAQNPNIQVTIEVVDDPQAEMEMDLLKETRNDWSLTSSEWLSHKDLFWPLFWEYTDPADGEEEEEEEEDEEDDNLDVGDREEEEDNEEEEDYTAEYEEEESMLSGVGGNWGQRWPGQKNWIFKEKYNYDYEDEEEWSPWSPCSITCGSGNQKRTRSCGYACTATESRTCDLPHCPEGEMLFPTEETPFKSDNTTELFNSEVDSCEKWLNCKSDFLTKYVSKVLTDLPSCPCSYPLEAVYSAVNLRDEQQGKSFRWRDASGPKERLDIYKPTARFCLRSMLSLDSTTLAAQHCCYDEHTRLITRGKGAGVPNLISTEFSPELHYKVDMLPWILCKGDWSRYHAVRPPNNGQQCADNPTEEEYLSQLQEAKEY, encoded by the exons ATGCCTCTTATTAGAGGGAAAGTCGTGCTCATCCTCAGCTTCGTCTTCCTGACAACTTTCCTGGCTGCAGTGAGAGGGCTCCCCGTGAGGAAACAGCGCAGCAACAGCCTGAAGGAGAGGGGCTCCAAGCTGGCGGAG GGCTGTCTGGCCAAGAAGAGGATGTCATTTCCCCAGAGCCATCTCGCCCTGCTGTGGATCTCCAGCTTGTGTTGTCACCCAGGTCTGCCCTGCGTGGAGCATCTTACCGCGCTGCCGCCTCGTCGGGAGGGCCCAGCTGGG gTCTCTGCCTCATCCAACCCCGGTTCAGCAGGTGAGGAGGAGCTGCCACCATCGGGCAAGGCACGGAGTCTGAGGCGGAGCGGGCAGGCTGGCCCACGGCGGCACCGGCGCCGGGGGGTGGCTCAGCAGGCTGCCAGGAGCCCCACggtgccccagcctggcagtgctggccagGAGGAGAGCCTGCCTTTCATGCTGGACCTGCAGAGCTTGCCAGGGTTGGCCAATGTGGACCTGAGTGCCCAGAACCCCAACATTCAG GTGACCATCGAAGTGGTGGATGATCCTCAGGCTGAGATGGAGATGGACTTGTTGAAGGAAACAAGAAATGACTGGTCTCTGACATCCTCTGAGTGGTTGTCCCACAAGGACCTGTTCTGGCCTCTCTTCTGGGAATACACTGACCCTGCtgatggggaggaggaggaagaggaagaagaggatgaAGAGGATGATAACTTGGATGTAGGGGacagggaggaagaagaggataatgaggaggaggaagattaCACAGCAGAGTATGAGGAGGAGGAGTCCATGCTCAGTGGAGTGGGAGGTAACTGGGGCCAGCGATGGCCTGGGCAGAAGAACTGGATCttcaaggaaaaatataattatg ACTATGAAGATGAGGAGGAGTGGAGCCCATGGTCCCCCTGCAGCATTACCTGTGGCAGTGGGAATCAGAAGAGGACCCGGTCCTGTGGGTACGCCTGCACAGCGACAGAGTCGAGGACCTGCGACCTGCCACACTGCCCTG AAGGGGAAATGCTTTTCCCCACAGAAGAGACACCTTTCAAAAGTGACAACACCACAGAGCTGTTCAACTCAG AGGTGGACAGCTGTGAGAAGTGGCTGAACTGCAAGAGCGACTTCCTCACCAAGTACGTGAGCAAGGTGCTGACAgacctgcccagctgcccctgctcctaCCCACTGGAGGCTGTCTACAGTGCTGTCAACCTGCGGGATGAGCAGCAGGGCAAGAGCTTCCGATGGCGGGATGCCAGCGGCCCCAAGGAGCGCCTGGACATCTACAAGCCAACAGCGCGCTTCTGCCTGCGCTCCATGCTCTCCCTGGACAGCACCACCCtggctgcccagcactgctgctatGATGAGCACACCCGCCTCATCACCCGCGGCAAGGGGGCCGGAGTCCCCAACCTCATCAGCACTGAGTTCTCCCCGGAGCTGCACTACAAAGTGGACATGCTGCCCTGGATCCTCTGCAAGGGCGACTGGAGCCGGTATCATGCTGTCCGGCCCCCCAACAATGGGCAACAGTGTGCTGACAACCCCACCGAGGAGGAGTAcctctcccagctgcaggaggcCAAGGAGTACTAG
- the ISM2 gene encoding isthmin-2 isoform X3: MPLIRGKVVLILSFVFLTTFLAAVRGLPVRKQRSNSLKERGSKLAEVSASSNPGSAGEEELPPSGKARSLRRSGQAGPRRHRRRGVAQQAARSPTVPQPGSAGQEESLPFMLDLQSLPGLANVDLSAQNPNIQVTIEVVDDPQAEMEMDLLKETRNDWSLTSSEWLSHKDLFWPLFWEYTDPADGEEEEEEEEDEEDDNLDVGDREEEEDNEEEEDYTAEYEEEESMLSGVGGNWGQRWPGQKNWIFKEKYNYDYEDEEEWSPWSPCSITCGSGNQKRTRSCGYACTATESRTCDLPHCPGAEGEMLFPTEETPFKSDNTTELFNSEVDSCEKWLNCKSDFLTKYVSKVLTDLPSCPCSYPLEAVYSAVNLRDEQQGKSFRWRDASGPKERLDIYKPTARFCLRSMLSLDSTTLAAQHCCYDEHTRLITRGKGAGVPNLISTEFSPELHYKVDMLPWILCKGDWSRYHAVRPPNNGQQCADNPTEEEYLSQLQEAKEY, translated from the exons ATGCCTCTTATTAGAGGGAAAGTCGTGCTCATCCTCAGCTTCGTCTTCCTGACAACTTTCCTGGCTGCAGTGAGAGGGCTCCCCGTGAGGAAACAGCGCAGCAACAGCCTGAAGGAGAGGGGCTCCAAGCTGGCGGAG gTCTCTGCCTCATCCAACCCCGGTTCAGCAGGTGAGGAGGAGCTGCCACCATCGGGCAAGGCACGGAGTCTGAGGCGGAGCGGGCAGGCTGGCCCACGGCGGCACCGGCGCCGGGGGGTGGCTCAGCAGGCTGCCAGGAGCCCCACggtgccccagcctggcagtgctggccagGAGGAGAGCCTGCCTTTCATGCTGGACCTGCAGAGCTTGCCAGGGTTGGCCAATGTGGACCTGAGTGCCCAGAACCCCAACATTCAG GTGACCATCGAAGTGGTGGATGATCCTCAGGCTGAGATGGAGATGGACTTGTTGAAGGAAACAAGAAATGACTGGTCTCTGACATCCTCTGAGTGGTTGTCCCACAAGGACCTGTTCTGGCCTCTCTTCTGGGAATACACTGACCCTGCtgatggggaggaggaggaagaggaagaagaggatgaAGAGGATGATAACTTGGATGTAGGGGacagggaggaagaagaggataatgaggaggaggaagattaCACAGCAGAGTATGAGGAGGAGGAGTCCATGCTCAGTGGAGTGGGAGGTAACTGGGGCCAGCGATGGCCTGGGCAGAAGAACTGGATCttcaaggaaaaatataattatg ACTATGAAGATGAGGAGGAGTGGAGCCCATGGTCCCCCTGCAGCATTACCTGTGGCAGTGGGAATCAGAAGAGGACCCGGTCCTGTGGGTACGCCTGCACAGCGACAGAGTCGAGGACCTGCGACCTGCCACACTGCCCTG gaGCAGAAGGGGAAATGCTTTTCCCCACAGAAGAGACACCTTTCAAAAGTGACAACACCACAGAGCTGTTCAACTCAG AGGTGGACAGCTGTGAGAAGTGGCTGAACTGCAAGAGCGACTTCCTCACCAAGTACGTGAGCAAGGTGCTGACAgacctgcccagctgcccctgctcctaCCCACTGGAGGCTGTCTACAGTGCTGTCAACCTGCGGGATGAGCAGCAGGGCAAGAGCTTCCGATGGCGGGATGCCAGCGGCCCCAAGGAGCGCCTGGACATCTACAAGCCAACAGCGCGCTTCTGCCTGCGCTCCATGCTCTCCCTGGACAGCACCACCCtggctgcccagcactgctgctatGATGAGCACACCCGCCTCATCACCCGCGGCAAGGGGGCCGGAGTCCCCAACCTCATCAGCACTGAGTTCTCCCCGGAGCTGCACTACAAAGTGGACATGCTGCCCTGGATCCTCTGCAAGGGCGACTGGAGCCGGTATCATGCTGTCCGGCCCCCCAACAATGGGCAACAGTGTGCTGACAACCCCACCGAGGAGGAGTAcctctcccagctgcaggaggcCAAGGAGTACTAG